A stretch of the Ornithodoros turicata isolate Travis chromosome 4, ASM3712646v1, whole genome shotgun sequence genome encodes the following:
- the LOC135393420 gene encoding uncharacterized protein LOC135393420, which translates to MSGTDESGQSQGSFGNGDGMQDDSDTQNCNITPKGTEGCVGSQTHDPSHGETAESDNSDRGSDGEQEETQDNGKSSTLPQGSQGVHGGDEVEDYCSRGPRSKSPASGHDIEVFRLAQEIVCDDYDAGDNEPRYVVHKHAGRDSAFVDSEDEGPESESPPGYNDNREVSLRLVDTAEGRVVVRNNAYSGGHDGLSGTGIEGRSPFRDPEDDEKGDDEYGRSTRLASDYDEVDELFRRAEQLLDSDVRAVNNYHDDGEQRSVYGKGAKRRSAFWDSEEDGEPEEGGHYGGLEASAQDYGWFTDAVQYEPKEMSSAQRSLPQDTSVESEDAPSDSHMVKKSEKRMAKSLRDTDSSEEDEGETLAWPQKPRKFFVHFNPRKRFMSRYLRSYGLRRTCCLSRHYFAK; encoded by the exons ATGTCTGGCACCGACGAATCGGGACAGTCCCAGGGGTCCTTCGGAAATGGTGACGGCATGCAAGACGACAGCGACACGCAGAATTGCAACATCACTCCCAAAGGAACTGAAGGTTGTGTAGGAAGCCAAACGCACGATCCAAGTCATGGGGAAACTGCAGAAAGTGACAATTCCGACAGAGGCAGCGACGGAGAGCAAGAGGAGACACAAGACAATGGCAAATCCAGTACACTTCCTCAAGGCTCGCAAGGTGTCCACGGGGGCGATGAAGTAGAGGATTATTGTTCTCGAGGTCCAAGAAGCAAAAGTCCAGCTTCGGGACACGACATCGAAGTTTTTCGTCTAGCCCAAGAGATTGTGTGTGATGACTATGATGCTGGCGATAATGAACCACGATATGTCGTGCACAAACATGCTGGGAGAGATTCTGCGTTTGTGGACTCGGAAGACGAAGGGCCAGAAAGTGAAAGCCCTCCGGGTTATAATGACAACAGAGAGGTTTCTCTTCGTCTCGTGGACACTGCGGAAGGACGTGTGGTTGTACGCAACAATGCCTACAGCGGTGGACATGACGGGCTGTCAGGAACGGGTATCGAAGGAAGGTCTCCGTTTCGTGACCCCGAAGATGATGAAAAAGGGGATGACGAATACGGCAGAAGCACGAGGCTAGCTTCAGATTATGACGAGGTGGACGAACTTTTCCGCCGTGCCGAGCAACTGTTGGACAGTGACGTAAGAGCAGTCAACAATTACCACGATGATGGTGAACAGCGAAGCGTGTATGGTAAAGGTGCCAAGAGGAGGTCTGCATTTTGGGATTCGGAAGAGGACGGCGAACCAGAAGAGGGAGGGCACTACGGTGGACTGGAGGCATCAGCGCAGGATTACGGTTGGTTTACAGATGCGGTTCAATATGAACCCAAGGAAATGTCATCTGCGCAAAGGTCACTGCCGCAAGATACGTCTGTTGAAAGCGAGGATGCACCATCCGACAGCCACATG GTGAAGAAATCGGAGAAGAGGATGGCTAAATCGCTCCGTGACACAGACTCGTCTGAAGAAGACGAAGGGGAAACGCTTGCGTGGCCTCAGAAGCCGCGCAAGTTCTTCGTTCACTTCAATCCCAGGAAGCGCTTCATGAGCCGCTATCTGAGGTCCTATGGTCTCCGCAGAACGTGTTGTCTTTCCAGGCATTACTTCGCAAAGTGA